The following proteins are co-located in the Ensifer sp. WSM1721 genome:
- a CDS encoding organic hydroperoxide resistance protein, translating into MPILYRTTASATGGRAGQAKSTDGVLDVTLTVPKELGGDGARGTNPEQLFAAGYSACFLGALKFVAGKEKVKLPEDTKVTGTVGIGPRDDGTGFYIDAALEISSPGVDKAVLEDLVQKAHIVCPYSHATRGNVDVKLTVA; encoded by the coding sequence ATGCCGATCCTCTATCGCACCACCGCTTCCGCAACCGGAGGCCGCGCCGGCCAGGCCAAGAGCACCGACGGCGTGCTCGACGTGACCCTCACCGTACCGAAGGAACTCGGCGGCGACGGTGCGCGCGGCACGAACCCTGAGCAGCTCTTTGCCGCCGGCTATTCCGCATGCTTCCTCGGCGCCCTGAAATTCGTCGCTGGCAAGGAGAAGGTAAAGCTTCCCGAAGACACGAAGGTGACGGGCACGGTCGGTATCGGCCCCCGTGACGATGGCACCGGTTTCTACATCGATGCGGCGCTGGAGATCTCTTCGCCGGGCGTCGACAAGGCCGTGCTCGAGGATCTGGTGCAGAAGGCGCATATCGTTTGCCCGTACAGCCACGCGACGAGGGGCAACGTCGACGTGAAATTGACGGTAGCCTGA
- a CDS encoding alkylphosphonate utilization protein, translating to MEAKDSNGAILKDGDNVTLIKDLKVKGTSTTLKRGTLVKGIRLTDDPDEVECRVEKIKGLVLRTEFLKKA from the coding sequence ATGGAAGCCAAGGATTCTAACGGTGCCATCCTGAAGGATGGTGACAACGTCACGCTGATCAAGGATCTGAAGGTGAAGGGCACCTCCACGACGCTGAAGCGCGGAACACTGGTGAAAGGCATTCGCTTGACGGACGATCCGGACGAAGTCGAATGCCGCGTGGAAAAGATCAAGGGACTGGTGCTGCGTACAGAGTTTCTCAAGAAGGCCTGA
- a CDS encoding helicase HerA-like C-terminal domain-containing protein: MLQEGKLYIGTSRKSDDSINKPEYLELKYGNRHGLITGATGTGKTVTLQILAEGFSNAGVPVFCADVKGDLSGIGAMGEPKDFLLKRAEQIGLKPYDFQEFPVIFWDLYGEKGHRVRTTVSEMGPLLLSRLMNATDAQEGVLNIAFKIADEGGLPLLDLKDLQALLNYMGDNASALSNQFGFISKSSVGSIQRELLILEQQGAEHFFGEPALKITDIMRTTNDGRGAISVLAADKLMMNPRLYATFLLWLLSELFEELPEVGDPDKPKLVFFFDEAHLLFNDAPKVLVERVEQVVRLIRSKGVGVYFVTQNPLDVPETVLAQLGNRVQHALRAYSPREQKAVKTAADTFRPNPDFNCAEVITNLGTGEALVSTLEGKGSPSMVERTLIRPPASRLGPLTEAERQNVINVSPVRGLYDEDFDRESAYEMLAKRAAKAAEQAEAAKQAEQQTAEETSGRSRWTLPGFGDDAAEAPADKQPRRRSSGYQRETVMEAAMKSVARTVATQVGRALVRGILGSLRR; encoded by the coding sequence ATGCTGCAGGAAGGCAAGCTCTACATCGGCACCAGCCGCAAGTCGGATGATTCGATCAACAAACCCGAATATCTGGAACTCAAGTACGGCAATCGCCACGGGCTGATCACCGGCGCCACCGGCACCGGCAAGACGGTGACCCTGCAGATCCTTGCCGAGGGATTCTCGAATGCCGGCGTTCCGGTCTTCTGCGCCGACGTAAAAGGTGATCTTTCCGGCATTGGTGCGATGGGCGAGCCCAAGGACTTCCTGTTGAAGCGCGCCGAGCAGATCGGCCTCAAGCCCTACGATTTCCAGGAATTCCCGGTAATCTTCTGGGATCTCTACGGCGAGAAGGGCCATCGGGTCCGCACCACCGTTTCGGAGATGGGACCGCTTCTCCTGTCGCGGCTGATGAACGCCACGGACGCGCAGGAGGGCGTGCTCAACATCGCCTTCAAGATTGCCGACGAAGGCGGGCTGCCGCTTCTCGATCTCAAAGACCTGCAGGCGCTGCTCAACTATATGGGCGATAATGCGAGCGCGCTTTCCAACCAGTTCGGCTTCATCTCGAAGTCTTCGGTCGGGTCGATCCAGCGCGAGCTTCTGATCCTCGAGCAGCAGGGGGCTGAGCATTTCTTCGGCGAACCGGCGCTGAAGATCACCGACATCATGCGCACGACGAATGACGGGCGCGGAGCGATTTCGGTACTTGCCGCCGACAAGCTGATGATGAACCCGCGGCTTTACGCAACCTTCCTGCTCTGGTTGCTCTCGGAGCTCTTCGAGGAACTGCCGGAGGTCGGCGACCCGGACAAGCCGAAGCTCGTCTTCTTTTTCGACGAAGCACATCTGCTTTTCAACGATGCGCCGAAGGTGCTCGTCGAGCGCGTCGAACAGGTGGTGCGCCTGATCCGCTCCAAGGGCGTCGGCGTCTATTTCGTGACCCAGAACCCGCTCGACGTACCGGAGACCGTGCTTGCGCAGCTCGGCAACCGCGTGCAGCATGCGTTGCGCGCCTATTCGCCGCGCGAGCAGAAGGCGGTCAAGACGGCGGCTGACACGTTCCGCCCCAACCCGGACTTCAATTGTGCCGAAGTCATCACCAATCTCGGCACGGGCGAGGCGCTGGTCTCGACGTTGGAAGGCAAGGGCTCGCCGTCGATGGTCGAGCGGACATTGATCCGCCCGCCGGCCTCGCGCCTCGGCCCGCTGACGGAAGCCGAACGGCAGAACGTCATAAATGTCAGTCCGGTGCGCGGTCTCTACGACGAAGATTTCGACCGGGAATCGGCCTACGAGATGCTTGCGAAACGTGCCGCCAAGGCCGCGGAACAGGCCGAAGCCGCTAAACAGGCCGAACAACAGACAGCCGAAGAGACTTCCGGCCGCAGCCGTTGGACCCTGCCCGGCTTCGGCGACGACGCGGCCGAGGCGCCCGCAGACAAGCAGCCCAGGCGGCGCTCCTCCGGCTACCAGCGTGAGACGGTCATGGAAGCGGCTATGAAGTCTGTGGCACGCACGGTCGCGACCCAGGTGGGACGGGCGCTGGTTCGCGGCATCCTCGGTAGTCTGAGGCGCTAG